The Culex quinquefasciatus strain JHB chromosome 2, VPISU_Cqui_1.0_pri_paternal, whole genome shotgun sequence genome contains the following window.
TGCTGTGGTAAAGTATGTCCCGACAGCCGCAACAATGGTCGGAACAATCTGCTGCCAGGAAAAAAGCGCGTAGCCAAGCGGAGCCAACACGCACATCGGGGCCAGGTGTAGAAGTTGAAATATAGAGTCGGTGTCCTGCAGTGAATCTTCACGAAGCATTTTTCCCGCGAGCTTGGCGCTGGCGATGAAGCTCTTGCCGGAGATGGCACGCACGATGTACGCATTTTCAAAGTTGGAAAGCTGCACATATGCGTCAATTTTCCTGATTCGTTTCCCCAGGCACAATTGCATAGCCATCCACACTATCTTGATAACAAACAGTATGATGAATCCAATTGCCCCCAGATTCATCCAGTCGTAAATCTGCCACAAAATTTTAACACTAAATATTATTGTGGCTGCAAGTTCCCATAGGCCGATTGTAATAAAGTCGTTTGATTCGACAAAGCGAATCGCAGCGCCCAATGTAAGAGCTgccttttttgaaattgctatGTATGCCAGCACCATGCTCCTGAAGGTTGATAAGATGAACGTAAACAACAGCATCACGATTACCGGCAGAGCCTACAATACGGGTACAAGTTAAGgtttaattattgaaaaattgggAGTTATTCGGTGTTACTTACACTTGAGTACGTATTTCCGACCGATGCCATTTTCAGCGCGACCATGCCGCTTAAAACGATCGCCATAAATAGCAGGCAGTCCACCCCGGATGAAAAAAACACCGCCGACAACCTTATGGATCTGAAAGTGTCCAGGTTAAACCAATTttgaacagaaataaaaaaagtggtGCTTCAGCTTACTTGCATGCCGCCTTGATGCTCCCGATGGCTTCCTTACTGTTGCGGCGAAAAAGCGCCATAGCGAACCGAGCAGCAAACAACAAGATCAACAGCAGTACGAGGATCCACATGAGGCTTGTACCGATCCACGTCTTAGCCGAAGTTACGTTTCCTTCCGACCACGTAGTGTAAGCCTGGATCGCAGTGTAGCACAATGCTGAAAGTAGAGATGATATCGATGAAGTAATGAGGTCGCTTGTTTAGTATGTCCGCAAGATTATTTACCTAAGGCTAAGGAGACCAACGCGATTATAAAGAAAATATAAACCGTGGCCACAACAGAATAGGCAAGCAAAATGCTGAATACCAGGATCACCAGAATGCACACCCCCACCCAGCACATGGTTTCCCAGGAACCGAAACTGTCGACTATCTGGTCCAAAGTCTGTAAATAAGGAGGGCATATTGAATCCTGCAGATCTTTTTTCCGCAATGACTTTTTAGGGCGTAAACATGCCTATTTTTGCCTATATAAAGTTGCGCCCTATTGTAAACATATTACGGATTATATAAGTCACTTACCAGTTTACCATTGATGGTGGTTCCGTTGTTCCTCGCCGTGATGTATTCTGAAACTGCACGATAAGTGAAATATACcattaatttaattcaaaaaatatgcaagagcatcaacatttaaaatttgtagtatacgttatttttcatgaaaaatccaacgtagaaaaccattttttaattgCGTTAATTAAAAAAGGCGACAGTAAATAAATATAAACGTTGAATGCACATCGACCGTAAACAAGTTTCACATCAATGAATTTTAATATAGAATTTAACCAAAAGTACTAGTTAATGCAATGAATAGTATCTAGATGACTTTCAATAAtcaatgataaattttgaatattctacGTTGAAATTATGTGCATCGACATATCTGTTTGGAAAAATAtctacgaaaaaaatgtttaaattggtTTAAAGCTGTAGGGGAGTGCGGGGTTACTAGAACACCTTAAGGAAAATGACCGAACACAGTCAACTAAAGGTGGAATTTcacaagattttgaaaaaaaagaacttgATTTCTATATTAGTTTACTACGTTTTCTTCCTAATGGCGCTTACGTCATATAGTCAaaccaatgatttttttaaacacttctgctaccaagcctctaaatgatttgaagatctgtatttgttttttttttaccttaaaaactGACCCTATACACTTAAATTTGTATGCCTAacttcggcagaattctgccgaaatCAGAACAACTTATCGCTCGGCAGATATATATGCCGAGCCTCGGCAAAATGGGAGTCATTCTACTGAATTCTCGGCGAAAATTGACAGTTAATTTGCCGAAGTTCGGAATTTTTCTGCCGAAAAAATCAGTTGTTCTGttttcggcagaattctgccgagctcgaaaatcaaaaatgagtGTGTAGTAGCATTCTGTGCATAAAACAAACTTGTTTAATCTGTAGAAATCTTCAGAAGCGTCAATTTGTGTGGTTATGTTATGAATTTTACACTTTTGCATATAACtcgaaaaatacaattataTCTCACGTCGTTTTCGGTGTGCTGCTATTATTTTACATCTGTTTAAAGTTACAATTCGATACCTCTGTGCattcttatgctaactagaaaggaaaaccagcaagccaAAAACCAAAGTTGATCATTCTGCAACCCTGAGTGATAAAACTGAGTTGTCATAAGTAGGTACTTTAGAAAGTTccccatttttattttactaaaatggctgtatcttggCAGTAAAAGGACAAAAACTTATAATTCAAAAAGCAAGATCTAAGGCAAAAACCAGGCGAGCCCGAAGTTTTCCGTAAGAATATTAGTTTCCTCTCTATATAGGTAACTTACCTAggacgattttttcaaaactccaGTCCCACATTTGGTTC
Protein-coding sequences here:
- the LOC119767665 gene encoding uncharacterized protein LOC119767665, whose product is MVYFTYRAVSEYITARNNGTTINGKLTLDQIVDSFGSWETMCWVGVCILVILVFSILLAYSVVATVYIFFIIALVSLALALCYTAIQAYTTWSEGNVTSAKTWIGTSLMWILVLLLILLFAARFAMALFRRNSKEAIGSIKAACKSIRLSAVFFSSGVDCLLFMAIVLSGMVALKMASVGNTYSSALPVIVMLLFTFILSTFRSMVLAYIAISKKAALTLGAAIRFVESNDFITIGLWELAATIIFSVKILWQIYDWMNLGAIGFIILFVIKIVWMAMQLCLGKRIRKIDAYVQLSNFENAYIVRAISGKSFIASAKLAGKMLREDSLQDTDSIFQLLHLAPMCVLAPLGYALFSWQQIVPTIVAAVGTYFTTATFLHPFKVVVKTAEFSKLIVREDNAGPSRDHP